The Synechococcus sp. UW69 DNA segment CCTGTTCTGCTTCATCCGACAACAACTGCAGACGCCGCTGCAGATTTTTGAGCTGAGCGACAGCCATCAGAAAAAAATCAATTAAGGCGATAGTACAAAAGAACCAAAGAGTATCAAGGTTCAGAAGGGGAGCTTTTTCTTCGCGTCCTTATCGAGATCCGCTTCCATCTCACGCAAACGCTTCAGGATCGTGTCGTAGTACTCACTGATGTAACTCTCCATATCGGTGGTTTCGGATTCGTCGAGACCAAACGCTGCGTAGCTGGTTTGCATCGGAGCGTCGAGGGTCTGACCACTACCGGTGACCTCTGCAAATGCAAGCCGCTCCGCCACGTTGACGGCAGGCTCAAAGAAGGAGGCCACACCCTGCATCAGATTGATCAAGAAGGGCTGAACCCGAAACACCCTGGCCGTCTTGCCACTGCAGCGTTCGCACAGCTGCACCAGTTCACCGGTGTTCCAGGGCTTAGGCCCGACGACCGGGTACGCACTGCGAACGGTCTCCGGCCGCTCGAGAGCCGCAACAGCGAATCGAGCCATGTCCTGGGTGTTCATGTAGGCAATGGCCGTAGGGCTGCCACTGACCCAAACGGTTTGGCTCTCCAGAACAGGGATGGCGAACTGGCTGATCACCCCCTGCATGAACGCAGCACCCTGCAGGATCGTGTAATCCAGATCCGATGACTCCAGCAGCTTCTCCGTGCAGGCCTTGATGTCCATCAATGGAACATCGCGATGCTGATGAGCTCCCAGCAAGGAGAGAAAGACAAAACGCTTGACATCAGCCCTTTCGCAGGCACGAAGCAGATTGAGCTTTCCGTCCCAATCCGTCTCGTAGATGCTGCGTGGATCGTTGGGCCGACTTGTGGACGCATCGATAACGGCATCGACGCCTTCAAGGGCGTAATCCAGGCTGTCTGGTTCGAGCAG contains these protein-coding regions:
- a CDS encoding NAD(P)H-binding protein — encoded protein: MQVLVVGGTGTLGRQIARRAIDAGHQVRCMVRAPRKAAFLQEWGCELTRGDLLEPDSLDYALEGVDAVIDASTSRPNDPRSIYETDWDGKLNLLRACERADVKRFVFLSLLGAHQHRDVPLMDIKACTEKLLESSDLDYTILQGAAFMQGVISQFAIPVLESQTVWVSGSPTAIAYMNTQDMARFAVAALERPETVRSAYPVVGPKPWNTGELVQLCERCSGKTARVFRVQPFLINLMQGVASFFEPAVNVAERLAFAEVTGSGQTLDAPMQTSYAAFGLDESETTDMESYISEYYDTILKRLREMEADLDKDAKKKLPF